A stretch of DNA from Paenibacillus albus:
AATAAGAGAAGCGACGATAGCCGATGCGGAGCAAATCGCTGCCGTTCATGTACATAGCTGGCAGAGCACTTATCGCGGAATTATTGCCGATGCTTATCTGGACAGCTTATCCGTAGAGCAGAGGCGCAACAATTGGCTGTGGACGTTCAAGAATAAGGACGCGCATGATATGATCTACGTCGCTGTCGCGGACAACGGTCGTATTGTCGGCTTTGCCAATGGCGGCGGATGCCGCGAGCCAGAGCGGGGCTACGATGGTGAATTGTATGCGATTTACTTACTGCAGCGGTATCAGCGAGCGGGTATTGGCAAGCAGCTGTTTCAACAGGTAATGGATGCCTTGCGGAATGCGGCCTATTCCTCCATGATGCTGTGGGTACTCGCGGACAATCCGTCATTGACGTTCTATCTGGCACAAGGCGGACAAATCATGGATCAACAGTTGATCCGTATCGGTGACGAAGAACTTCCTGAGCTGTTGATTGGCTGGAATGCCATTTAGAGGATGAGCAACCTTTTGACGTGGAGAGCCGTCACCAATATAAGAACCATCAGCAGAAGATAGAACGCGGGGGCGGTAATTATGAAAAAGCTTGCAGCTGTGTTAATTTTCTTTGTCATGGCAGGATTGCTTGCAGGTTGTGCGACTAACCCTAACCGTATTACCGAGCAGAATGCTATCGCTGGCGATCAGTTGTATATCGCTGACCACTATAAAGAGAAGCTGGCAGCTATGAAGCTGGTAGAAGTGGCGGCAATGCCATACTTTCACAGTCCGTTCATCGTCGTTGTTGCGGATGGAGCGGGGCAGCAATCCGCTGTCATCTTCAGGGACGACGCGACGACGACGAAGGTCCCGCTGCCGGTTGCCTATGAGCAAATCACGCGTATGGTGCAGCAGCGCGGCTTCGATCTCTCTACCGAGGCGAGCCGCTGGAATCTCCATCTCTTCGAGATCAATGGCAAGCTCTATTGGGAAATAGGTGATGGACAAGGGGAGCTTGTAATGGACATCGAAGGGCATGAGGCTGCTGACCCCTTCGAGCAGGATGAATTGAATGGCACCTCAAGCTGATATACAATATAGGGACTATCCTGATTAATACAAGCAAGTAAAGGAGCACACAAGCATGTTTCATACAGAGGCCTATTCAGAATCACGTGAGAACAATTACGAATTAGTCATCAGCCAGCTCGGAGCGCTGCTTGAAGGGGAAGCCGA
This window harbors:
- a CDS encoding putative periplasmic lipoprotein, which gives rise to MKKLAAVLIFFVMAGLLAGCATNPNRITEQNAIAGDQLYIADHYKEKLAAMKLVEVAAMPYFHSPFIVVVADGAGQQSAVIFRDDATTTKVPLPVAYEQITRMVQQRGFDLSTEASRWNLHLFEINGKLYWEIGDGQGELVMDIEGHEAADPFEQDELNGTSS
- a CDS encoding GNAT family N-acetyltransferase: MQIREATIADAEQIAAVHVHSWQSTYRGIIADAYLDSLSVEQRRNNWLWTFKNKDAHDMIYVAVADNGRIVGFANGGGCREPERGYDGELYAIYLLQRYQRAGIGKQLFQQVMDALRNAAYSSMMLWVLADNPSLTFYLAQGGQIMDQQLIRIGDEELPELLIGWNAI